GAACTTATCTGAGATATAGTCTCTGCCTCATCGTCtcgaagaagaaggaaaaaaatAACTAAACCAAGAATGAAAACCCTCACGGCGACGATGGTCCgtggtccgccacacctccaaTGCCCCAAGACCCACAATAGTATTTGAAATTACAACAAGATCTAAATGTACGAGAGATTGGATGGTGGAGATGCATCAATTGGTGATGAGGGTGATGATGAGTTATCCTCCGATGATCCGTGAAGCAACAAGGATTTTCCCTTCTCCAATTTTCTCCTCCAAATCCCTTCCTGGCGTGGTGTTTCGTGGCCGAAGGTGTCTGTGTATGTTGGATCTCAGATTGATCTTCGTGAGGTGAAAGTATTTGACGAGGCAGACCTCGCAAACGGTATAACGGGCTCTTCCTGTACCGATGCTCGTTAAACTCTATGGATCTTCCCCTTGCATCCTCTCTTCAACCAGGTGCGTGGAAAATCATTTAAATAACATTTATCAAGATAATTTGGGATCCTGCTAAAAGAAGGATAAAAAGGTGCACGCGAGGGTCGTAAAAATACAAAAATTTATACCAATTTATGGAAAAAAACAAGAGGTGAATATGCTTCAAATATGGACTCATCAGTCAACTACCAAGGATTTCCTAGCCCCAGATCGCCCCACCGGCTCCCCAGCCAGCATCTGCCCCGACGCCAAAGCGCCGACGGCCAAGATCTGTCGGGAGGAGAGAGCCAAAGGGTATGAGGAGATCTGACCTTTGAGACCAGACACGAGAAAATGGATCCACCCATGCACATCCCGCACCCGTCGTTGCCCTATCGTCTGCATGACTAGAACACCGGTCAGCAGCATCCACGAGTGGCACCGGCCGCGTGGTCAACGTCCACCGCACGAGGTCGCCGCCTCATCGCTCGGAAGAGCCCCCACCTAGGAGCTACCGGAAGAGACCACCCTTACCTAAGGTCGAGCCAGAGGCTAGCCATCGGCGCCGGGGGAGCCATTGAGCAACAACATTGGCCGCGGTGAGCCCGACGCGGAGATCCTCCATTTAGACACCATGTAGGGAGCCGAGAGCTCAGAACCCCGCCACCCCCTTCATTGGAGTCACGAGCTTGCCCCTCTCGGCGATGAGGAGGGGGGATGGGGAGGAGcagcggcggagctagggtttcgCATCCTCGGTCGCCTGGAGCGAGCGACGCTTCTACCAAATTTTGATCCCGTCATTCACCCCTTCccgtatctaaccaaaatttctaGGTTGTTCCCGCACTTGTCTCTCTCACTTAACAATATCCCACCAGTTCGAACaattgtctctctctctctctcacgctcACTATCCAAAGACGAAGTCGATTCATGCACCCTAAGTTACTACACCACACCATCTAGCTTCTCTCTCACCTCAACAATCACGGGCGGAGCCACCACCGGGTCGAGCCGGGGCGACCGACCCCCCTCAGATTCTGGCGAAAaaaacgcccccccccccccccacgaaACCCAATCGGTATCGACCGAAACCGAGCGACAGAGCCCAGGTCGAGCGACGGAGGCAGGCAGGCAGCGACGGAGGAAGACCTTGCcacgccgccgcccgccccgctCCGGCAGCTCGCCGGCCGCACCACCGCGTTTCCCCGCCGCTCCGTTGTGCTTGCCCggcccgccgccgcctctccccgCCAGGTCCTGCCCCGCCCCGCCCCCTTTCCCCCTTTCAGCTTCTACGGGCAGATGGGGGACGGCGATGATGAATCTCACAAGAGGGCATGCTTACAGGTCGATTTTCCCCCTCTTCTTGAATTTTGATACTTGCTTGCATCATTAAAGTAGAAatcaggggttagggttaggcagATGTTCCTAAAATTTTAGTTTCCTTTTTCAATGTTGTAGGCAAATGTTCCTGAAATTTTTGATCTAGCAAATGTGGTTGCCGATCCCAGAATTCGAAGACCAATTGAGTCATTTGGTACCCCTGAAATCAGAGACAAAATGAGATGGGCATATTTATCGAGAGGCCGTACTCGTTTAGATGGTCATAATTTTCTCAAAGGTCCGGATAAGCGGTCATTTCTAAGTGCATGGTATGACAAGTTTGATTGGTTGGAGTATAGTGTGGAGAAGAATTCTGCATTTTGCTTTCATTGTTTTCTTTTCAAGTCTTCAAGCAATGGTAACCACTATGGATCAGATGTTTTCACAAAGTCAGGTTTTACAAATTGGAAGAAAGCATCGGAATATTTTCTGAAGCTTCTACACGCCTATTATTGTGCACTGCATGCCTTGATCCTAGAGACTCATTCAGCAACTTTGATAATGATATGCTAGTTGAGCTTGCAACCATGTACTCTGCTGATTTCTCTTCACATGATTGTTCTCTATTGGTTGGTGAATTGGAGATATATGTTGATGTGATGAAGAGAATTCCTGATTTCATAGCTTGTGACAGTTTGAGTGATCTTGCTCTCAAGTTAGTTCAAAAGAGATACCATGAGACCttttgatatgtctccaacgtatctataatttctgatgttccatgcttattttatgacaatacctacatgttttgttcacactttatatcgtttttatgcgttttccggaactaacctattgacaagatgccgaagtgccagttcctgttttctgctgtttttggtttcagaaatcttacacaggaaataatctcggaattggacgaaatcaaggcccacgatcttataattccacgaagcttccagaacaccgaagagggaccagaggggaggcccagggcccccacacgtggtggcggcgcggccagagggggggcgcccccctggtgtgtggagcccccagaaaccctccgactccgactcttcgcctatttaagccttcctgacctaaaactttgagacgaataagccacggtacgagaaaccttccagagccgccgccatcgcgaagccaagattcgggggacagaagtctctgttccggcacgccgccgggacggggaattgcccccggaaggcatctccatcgacaccaccgccatcttcatcaccgctgctgtctcccatgatgaggagggagtatttctcccccgaggctgagggctctaccgtagctatgtggttcatctctctctctttgtgatctagttgaatatcatctatgtgctactctagtgatgttattaaagtagtctattcctcctccatgatgtaatattgacagtgtgtgcatcatgtagtacttggtataagctatgattgtgatctcttgtagattatgaagttaactattactatgatagtattgatgcgatctattccccctttcatagctattgttgacagtgtgtatgctatgttagtactcgttataattgcaatggtctatcatgcactctaaggttacttaaatatgaacatcggatgttgtggagcttgttaactccggcattgaggtgctcttgtagccctacacaatgaatggtgtttgtcatccaacaagagagtgtagagtagtttcagttatgtgatcaatgttgagagtgtccactagtgaaagtatgatccctaggccttgtttccaaacatcgaatctccgtttatttactgttccactgcatgtttacacgctgccatatttatttcagattgctattaccactcatattcatccatattacttgtatttcactatctcttcgccgaactagtgcacctatacatctgacaagtgtattaggtgtgttggggacacaagagacttcttgtatcgtgattgcagggttgcttcagagggatatctttgacctcttcctccctgagttcgataaaccttgggtgatccacttaagggaaaacgtgctgctgttctacaaacctctgctcttggaggcccaacactgtctacagaaatagaagcgtgcgtacacatcaagctattttatggcgccgttgccggggaggtaaggtaaaaggtattcacatcctccgacttctaagctatttcctagcactgttgccggtgtgtgagtgctcgaagctatttcctttagatcctgcaattgcatctttttgtttcttgtttttcactagttatgcgtaatggaaaacaacagtgagctttttaatctatttcctgagttaagacatggattgtttgatgcgaaaattaaaaaacctatggaactttatttacatgctagtagcaatgatattagtatgaacgctttgaacaccattcttgctaatgctatggaagaatctaagcttggggaagctggttttgatgagcatgatatttttagtcccccaagcattgaggagaaaattttctttgatgatactttgcctcctatttatgatgattataatgatagtggtattttggtgccgcctactatggaggataaattttattatgattatactatgcctcctacacttgatgagaataataatgatagctactttgttgaatttgctcccactacaattaataagaatgactatgcttatgttgggagtagtaataattttatgcatgtagctcatgataagaatgtttcatttgatagttatattgttgagtttgttcatgatactactggaaattattatgagagaggaaaatatggttgtagaagttttcatgttactaaaacacctctctatatgctgaaaattttgaagttacttgtgttttatcttcctatgcttgtcactttgttcttcatgaatttatttgtgtacaagattccttttcataggaagtgggttagacttaaaagtgtttcttagttGCTTTTGATGctatcttttgcttcaactcttatttcttgcgagtgcatcattgaaattactgagcccatcttaatggctataaagaaagcacttcttgggagataacccatgtgtttattttactacagcaattttgttttatatttgtgtcttggaagttgttactactgtagcaacctctccttatcttactttattgcattgttgtgccaagtgaagtctttgatagtagggttgatactagatttggattactgcgcagaaatagatttcttgctgtcacgaatttgggcagggttctctgtaggtaactcagaaaaatctgtcaatttacatgagtgatcctcagatatgtacgcaactttcattagttttgagttttctcatctgagcaagtttagtgtcccagaaaaattcgtctttacggactgttctgttttgatagattctgccttttatttcgcattgcctcttttgctgtgttggatggatttctttgttccattaactttcagtagctttgtgcaatgtccagaagtgttaagaatgattgtgtcacctctgaacatgtgaatttttgattatgcactaaccctctaatgagtttgttttgagtttggtgtggaggaagttttcaagggtcaagagaggaggatgatatatgattaagaagagtgaaaggtctaagcttggggatgccctcgtggttcatccctgcatatttcaagaagactcaagcgtctaagcttggggatgccttgggcatccccttcttcatcaacaatttatcaggtttcttctattgaaactatatttttattccgtcacatcttatgtactttacttggagcgtctgtgtgcttttattttagtttttgttattttcattctctgaataaattcatgcttgtgtgggagagagacacgctccgctgttgcatatgaacacatgtgttcttagctttactcttaatgttcatggcaaaggttgaaactgcttcgttcattgttatatggttggaaacagaaaatgttacatgtggtaattggtatattgtcttgaataatttgatacttggcaattgttgtgctcatatagatcatgtttaagctctggcatcatgtactttgcacctattaatgaagaactacatagagcttgttaaaatttggtttgcatgattggtctctctagagtctagatattttctggtgaggtgtttgaacaacaaggaagacaatgtagagtcttataatgcttgcaatatgttcttatgtaagttttgccgtaccggttcatacttgagtttgcttcaaacaaccttgctagcctaagccttgtattgagagggattacttctcgtgcatccaaatccttgagccaaaaactatgccatttgtgtccaccatacctacctactacatggtatttttctgccattccaaagtaaattgcttgagtgctacctttaaaattccatcctttgtctttgcaatatatagctcatgggaaaatagcttaaaaaactattgtggtattgattatgtacttatgtatcttatttcttataagttgcttgttgagcggtaaccatgtttctggggacgctatcaactattacactttgttgaatatcatgtgagttgctatgcatgttcgtcttgtctgaagtaagggtgatttatcatgagttgaatggtctgagtatgcatattgttagagaagaacattgggccgctaactaaagccatgatccatggtggaagtttcagtttggacaacaatcctcattctcttatgagaatattatctgttgttgaatgcttacgcattaaagtggagtccattatctgttgtctatgctgtcccggtatggatgtctaagttgagaataatcaaaagcgagaaatccaatgcgagctttctccttagacctttgtacaggcggcatagaggtacccctttgtgatacttggttaaaacatatgttatgcaatgataatccatgtaaatccaaactaattaggacaaggtgcgggcactattggtaacctatgcatgaggcttgcaacttataggatgtcttatacataacacatatgctttattactaccgttgacaaaattgtttctatgttttctaaataaaagctctagcacaaatatagcaatccatgcttccctcttcgaagggcctttcttctacttttatgttgagtcagtttacctacttctttctatcttagaagcaaacacttgtgttaactgtgcattgattcttacatacttgcttatttgcattcatcatattactttgtgttgacaattatccatgagataaacatgttgaagttgaaagcaactgctgaaacttatatcttcctctgtgttgcttcgatgcctttactttgaatttattgctttatgagttaactcttatgcaagtctcattaatgttgtcttgaaagtactattcatgaaaagtctttgctatatgatttagttgtttaatcattgtctttgccattgcttcgaatcactgcattcatctcatatgttttgcaatagtatgatcaagattatgttggtagcatgttacttcagaaattattctttttatcgtttacctactcgaggatgagtaggaactaagcttggggatgctgatacgtctccaacgtatctataatttctgatgttccatgcttgttttatgacaatacctacatgttttgttcacactttatatcgttttgatgcgttttccggaactaacctatttacaagatgccgaagtgccagttcctgttttctgctgtttttggtttcagaaatcttacacaggaaatattctcggaattggacgaaatcaaggcccacgatcttataattccacgaagcttccagaacaccgaagagggaccagaggggaggcccagggcccccacacgtggtggtggcgtggccagaggggggcgcccccctggtgtgtggagcccccagaaaccctccgactccgactcttcgcctatttaagccttcatgacctaaaacttcgagacgaataagccacggtacgagaaaccttccagagccgccgccatcgcgaagccaagattcgggggacagaagtctctgttccggcacgccgccgggacggggaattgcccccggaaggcatctccatcgataccaccgccatcttcatcaccgctgctgtctcccatgatgaggagggagtagttctcccccgaggctgagggctctatcgtagctatgtggttcatctctctctttgtgatctagttgaatatcatctatgtgctactctagtgatgttattaaagtagtctattcctcctccatgatgtaatgttgacagtgtgtgcatcatgtagtacttggtataagctatgattgtgatctcttgtagattatgaagttaactattactatgatagtattgatgcgatctattccccctttcatagctattgttgacagtgtgtatgctatgttagtactcggtataattgcaatggtctatcatgcactctaaggttacttaaatatgaacatcggatgttgtggagcttgttaactccggcattgtggtgctcttgtagccctacacaatgaatggtgtttatcatccaacaagagagtgtagagtagtttcagttatgtgatcaatgttgagagtgtccactagtgaaagtatgatcgctaggcgtttatttactgttccactgcatgtttactcgctgccatatttattttagattgctattaccactcatattcatccatattacgtgtatttcactatctcttcgccgaactagtacacctatacatctgacaagtgtattaggtgtgttggggacacaagagacttcttgtatcgtgattgcagggttgcttgagagggatatctttgacctcttcctccctgagttcgataaaccttgggtgatcaacttaagggaaaacttgctgctgttctacaaacctctgctcttggaggcccaacactatctacaggaatagaagcgtgcgtagacatcacctttCCATTGGTCTACCGCCTTATTACACTTGCTTTGACATTGCCTGTGGCAACAACATCAGTTGAGAGGGTTTTCTCGGCAATGAATATTATAAAATCATCTCTTCGGAACAAGATAGGGGATGATTGGCTCAATGATTTGATGATTTGCTATGTTGAGAAAGATATATTTGCCAAAATTGATGACAAGAAGATTATGCTACGTTTCCATTCCTACAACAACCGCAGAGGTCATCTTCCGCGGGGCTTTCGTCTTCCAAGCTTAGATACAACTTAATGGTACGATACTATCTTATCAAAATGTGGCTCTATTTTGGTGTTCATGTTTTTATagtcattttgttgttgtacttgaTGAAATATGTAAATTAAATATGTTTGAACCTCTTTTGTTGAATACATTTGCTCTGTTCTGTCAAAAAAAAATTTAGAGCTTAATTTCGACCCCCCTCAGTTCAATTTCTGGCTCCACCACTGTCAACAATCATGAACCCGCGCCTATCCCAGCTTCGACCGACATCGTCCAACTTGCCGCCATGCCGTTCTTTTCAACCGGTGTTATCCAGATCCATGTCTTGCTGCTTGCTTCGACGCACACCGTTCTATTTCGTATTTTTTCACTCATACATCCTTGGCATTATGGGAAATGGGAGCCCTGCTTGTAAATATATTTCAATACTTTCAAATTGTGGTTTGCAAGTGAATTAGGAAATCAGTTCTTCAAAGGAAATAATAATTAGGGAAATGTGATGTACATCCATTTATTTCTACATATTGTTATACTTTCGATTATGTTTCTTACAGACAGTTGACATCCGCTCAAATTTTCGAAAAATGTTTTCTTACTGCCCATTCGTTTACAGTTTCAAGTGTACAATACCTCCTATTTTGTTAGCAGTTAGAGATTTTAGAAACATAGCAGCTAAGACAATTAGCAGATTTCCAAAAGGATGATAACACTTACAGTttctgttaattttatcttggggGTTTCTCTTATTTTTCAACACTGGCTCCTGTTGGAATGTGGCTTAGTTTctggcaagcaacagcaaggacCACCACACCAGAGATCTAACCAAAACATGTGGCTTCAGTCTGCTCTCTGTCTACGCATCGTTGCAAATTCTTTTCTCAAAGTTGCAACATACAACGAGATAGCATCTTCCCAGTTTCAGAAAAAAATAGGTGCAATTTGGGGCCAAGTGTAAGCAGTCTGCATCAGTACCGACGGTCATGGCAATTCACACTGTAGTGCTCGACAAGCTCTCATTAAGATTTTCTTGGGCCTTGGGGCCCTCCTTTAGCTGTTTCTGCGCGTGTTACACACCCCATTTTTCGCATGTAGCTCTTTCCAGCTCTATTTAAACAGGACCATGCGATGCTCCTCCAGAATCGCACACTCACAGTCACACACGGCCGCACACGCATTCCTGGGTGCAGCGCAGGACGAGGCTATGGCCGGTGGGCGACGATCGTCCGTACCAGCTTCTCTGCAGCTGCCATCGGTCTCTGCTCTTCTGCTTCTCACGATCTTTAGCTCTAACTGTAAGTTCGCAGTGTACCTGCAGTTAAAGACTTATTTCTTCcggtatatatacatatataaccATGAGAACTTCCGGACTCTGATGCAAAACTTTCATTTTTATCTTTGCAAGGGGGGCATGCCGTGGCAAAATTTGATCCTGCGAACATGACGGCACTCCAGGAGCATGTCTCCTTTTTCGACCGCAACAAGGACGGCATCATTACTCCTGCGGAAACCTTCGAAGGTGACTACCTTTACTCAACAAATTAGGCAATCTTGTTGCCTGAGTAGAATCTCATGCATTTGCACTATTTTTCCAAATAGTGTATCTCCGTTTTGATGAGCAATAGATAAGCTCAACGGATGTTTCAGTTGTAAACAGAGAATATAATCTTAAAAGTGCATGTGAAATACAATACTAAAATTGTTGCTATAGTGATTAATTTGATTTCCTACATGTGTCTGAGACTTATGCATATTGGCTGTATATTAAACTTTGGAATTAAGGTAAACGTTATCCTTTTTTTCCTTTTAGCACAATATCAATCAATATGTTAGGTAACTATAATTTGTTGATGTTCAAAAACTATTAGGCTATCGTAAACAAGTGCCAAAATCCAACACATGACAAGTTTTTAAATGCTTTTATAGTAGCAACAAGTGATAAGCTTGTTGACATTTTTACATTGAGTCCTTCAGAAAAACAGTTTTTATTTTCATACATATGTAAAAGATATACTTGGGATTGCAGGGTTCGTTGCAATCGGTTGCGAGATTGCATTCTCTACAGCTGCCGCGACGACCATCCACACTGCTCTTGCTTTTAAAACGACCCCGGTACCCTTTCTCTCATACATAACAGAAACATGTGGTGTGGTCACGCAGATAACTAACTCCAATCTTATAATTTTGTATTCAACTTAGGCCGGTGCACCACTTCCCTACATAAACATATATGTAGAGAATATCCACAAAGCTATCCATGGAGGTGATACAGGTGTATATGATACAAAAGGAAGGTAGGAGTAATTGAAATAACCTACTTTTACTCGAAATGCATGTTTGGACTCAGAATTCATATAAAGTAAACGCAAGCTTAACATGCTGAAAACTAAATGAATTATAAAACTTGAAGTCTATTtgtttcttttaatttattttgagTTCAAAGTTGAATTTTTGCAGACAGTCCATCATCTTATAAACCAAATTTAATCAAATGTATTGCATTTATTATGACCATTGTTATTGTGATTCTAGGTGGGGGTACCTACATACAGCAGGTACATCCCCACCATAGCATTTAGTGATGTACAATGTGTCACGTTTTATACACTCACTCTGATTCTTGGTATAAGAAGATTTTTAGAGTTTGTGGCAGTCAATATTTATATGTTTAACCATCActcaacattgataatattaaaTTAGAATTACAATATTAGTCATTGAAAATACTTTTGTAATAAAGTTAGTTTATCGTGAAgcaaacagatttgttaaaaagaATGAGGGTCAAAGTGTTGCTTTAGGGACTGCATTGACGTCTTGAACCACATATATTATGAACCAAAGATAGTATCCACCATATGTAGCCACGCAGAATATAAGAAGAAGCCTGCTATATTTCCTTACATAGATATACAAGGGTTATCTTTGATCGTTTTGTGCTATGATATACTTTCTTTTTTGGGATATTTTGTTACTAGCTCTAGTGATATGCACTAGCTTTTTCTGCATATTCTTAACTTGGTTCAAAGTCACATGTATTCTGAACTTGACAATCTGTAGGTTTGTTCCTGAAGAGTTTGAGGGAATATTCAAAAAGTATGCAAAAATCCGACGAGATGCGTTGACATACGCGGAGATGGAGTTCATGCTTGCGGACAATCTAGATCCACTAGACCCATCATCAGTGTAAATTTTTTGTCAAATCAAATTACTGATGAATATTGCATTGCTGAAGCAATTATAGGTTCTATTTTAAATTTAATAACATCAATTTTTTTTGTAAAAGGGTAGAATGATGATTTATTTTTTGACCTGGATAATGATGATTTAGGGTTCTGAAGATGTCTAAGTCTGCAATTTCTTGTACTTTGCAGGGCACCCCAGGTAGAATGGGGTCTAATATACACACTTGCAAGCGATTGGCTTGGGTTTCTTCACAAGGACAAAATCAGAGGTATTTACGATGGAAGCGTGTTCACCAAgttggaggagaagaggaagcctTTTCAAAGTGATATGTGATGGACTCTAGCAATTATGCACCTTATTCGAAGTGCATTTGATTGCCCATAAGTGAAAAACTGGTGGCTAGTCTAGTAATCTAGCTGCCACATGTATCTTTCCTGCTTTCATTTAAATCTGAATTCAGTAGAGCTTGAACTCGCGGTGTGTGCGGGTCTTGCGCGTCTGGTCAGAGCTAGAGCGAGAGCTCGACCACATCCTAGTACACCTCCACGATGGAATCCATGGGTCTGCACGATTACAATTTACAACTTGATCGTGGGCACGGTTTG
This region of Lolium perenne isolate Kyuss_39 chromosome 2, Kyuss_2.0, whole genome shotgun sequence genomic DNA includes:
- the LOC127335022 gene encoding probable peroxygenase 5, producing the protein MAGGRRSSVPASLQLPSVSALLLLTIFSSNWGHAVAKFDPANMTALQEHVSFFDRNKDGIITPAETFEGFVAIGCEIAFSTAAATTIHTALAFKTTPAGAPLPYINIYVENIHKAIHGGDTGVYDTKGRFVPEEFEGIFKKYAKIRRDALTYAEMEFMLADNLDPLDPSSVAPQVEWGLIYTLASDWLGFLHKDKIRGIYDGSVFTKLEEKRKPFQSDM